The nucleotide sequence TGGATGCCTTGCGCTGGTCTGCGAAGACCGGCTCGACGCGGGCGCCGATCCGGATGCGGGATTCGTCCTGAATGTCGATATAGTGCTGAAACAGGGTGTCTGCTCCGTCGAGCCGAATGAAGCCGTAACCGTAGGGCACGGGTTTCTGCTCCCCGGTTTCCGGATCGATGAAGGCGTAGCGCAGGATCGTGAACGTGCCGATCCGGCCAAGGGGACCGACGTCGACGAAATCCGTCATTTCGACGAGGCACTCACCGCATACCCGCCGGGGCGGCACGAACACCTTGTGACATTTCGGGCATCGAACGCCCAGGAAGCGGCGGTTCTCCTTGAGTTCTTTCAGAAAGACACTGCCGTAGCTTCCGACGGCATATCGAAAGGGCTGGCTGACATCACCGGATTCGATGACAAGGGGATCGTTCTGCATAGCGCTCCTTCTTTCTAAAAATCGGGTTTTTTGCGGCCGTGCAGCAGCATGTCCGTCCACATGCATCCGCCGAAACCGGTGCTGACGGCGACCTTGGCATCCGGAACCTGTCTGGCTTCGGCCTTGCCCATGATCTGTAGCGCCGCCTCCGCACAGCGGATAAGCCCCGTCGCACCGATGGGATTGCAGGCAATGACACCTCCCGATGGGTTGATGGGAAGCTCCCCGCCCATGTCGGTGGCCCCGCTCCAAATGTACTCCGCTCCCTTTCCTCGCTCGACCAGACCCATGTCCTCGATCCAGATAATTCCGGCAAAGGAATAGGGCTGGTACATCTCGATGACGTCGATTTCCTTTCGAGGCTCCCGAATGCCTGCCTTGGCGAAAAGTTCCCGGGCTGCTTCGTTCATACTGTCGAGTTCTCCCCAGTTGACATCTCCCAGATAGGTATATGTGTGCCGGTTGGCCGTGGCCCAGATCCAATCTGGAACGGGGGTGAGTTTTTCGGCCACTCCCTCGCAGGCCATGATGACCGCGCAGGCCCCATCGGTTCTGGGGCAGACATCGAGCAGGTGGATGGGATCCGCCAACATGGGGGATGCGAGCACATCTTCGATGGTGATGGGCTTGCGCAATTGCGCATGGGGGTTGTTGCAGGCATGCCGCCGGTCTCGAACGGCCACCCGGGCGGCATCCCGGTCTGTGGCGCCGTATCGGGCCATGTATGCCTGAGCCTCTGCCGCAAGCCCCGAGATGGCCCCGGCGAACACCAGCCTGTCCCAGACCGGATCGAAGGCCGTCGTGATGGCTCCGGTGGTGTCGGATTCGGAATTCTTCTCCCATCCGACAATGAGTACCCGATCGAACATTCCGGATGCCACCAGGTGCACCCCGCCGATGGCAAGCGTACTTCCGGTCGTTCCCCCTGTGGTCAGCTTGATGACGGGCTTCAGGGTACCCCCCGTTCCATCGACGCTCCAGCAGTCGACGGCGTTGATGCCTTCGAAATGGTCCATGTTGCCGATAACGACGGCATCGATATCCGCTATGGTCAGGCCGGCGTCCGCAAGGGCAAGGCGCACGGCCTCGTGAATCAGCTCCTGTCCGTTCACATCGGGCCTATGGCTTCGATGCAGGGTTTGTCCGGTCCCGACGATGGCGACCCTTCGTTTTCCCATGATTCCTCCTATTGTTGATGGCCTCGCAAAAAGTCAGTGAGTCTCCAGTGAGCCGCATGGGAGCGGGCACACCTTTTTCGCTGCATCGGAAAAACTCAGCCGCCCGAGCTCGTAAGGGCCGGGCATGGTGCCAGACGCTCCAGGAGAGAGCATCTCATTGAAATGGAAAGCTTTTCAAACACAAGCCGAAGCGTATTGCATGCCCGGCCCAACGATCTCCGGCGGCTTCAAACAAGTTTCCGCTGCAGCATCAAAAGGCGTACCCGCCCCCATGCTCAGGCCCGAAAAGACCCCCAAATCGGGGGTACAGCGACTTTTTGCGAGTCTATCATTGTTCAGAACCCAATACCCAGACGCAGTGGGATTGGCCGCAAATGCCGTTGATGCCGTGGGCAACCCCTATTCGGGCTCCGTCCACCTGATAGTCCCCGGCTTCCCCCCGCAGTTGTCGCACGACTTCGGCCATGCGGATGAGGCCGGCCGCAATGACCGGATGTCCGGAAAGAAGTCCGCCAGATGGGTTGACCGCCAGCCGATCGCGAATGCCGAACCGGCCATCTGCCAGCAGCTTTCCGGCCCGCTCCGCCCCACAAAGCCCCATGGCTTCGATCCACATCAATTCCTGAAACCCGAAGGCGTCGTAAACTTCGGCCACCTGGATTTCGGAAGCCGGGTTCGATACGCCTGCCTGTGCATAGGCTTTTCGGGCGGCTTCCACCAGGGCCGGAGCTTCGGCCAGATTTCGGTCGCCCAGATAATAGGCATCCGAACAGAAGGCGACCCCCTTCACCCAGACCGGCTTTCTGCCGATCTTTCGGGCACGTGCTTCACTGGCCAGCACGATGGCGCAGCACCCATCGGAGATGGGGGAGCAGTCGAGCCTGTGCAGGGGATCGGCGATCCTTTCGGAGGCGAGCACATCCTGGACGGTGATGTCCATCGGAAGCTGGGCGTTGGGATTGTACCGGGCGTTGCCATGGTTCTTTACGGATACGAGGGCGGCCTCTTCTGAAGTCGTCCCCGTGCGGTGCATGTAGATGTTGGCCTGGATGGCTGCAGCCGTGAGGGCATCGAGCCCCAGGGCACGGTCCGTCAGCGGGTCGAAGGCCGCATTGGTGATGAGACTCGAAACGCTTTCGCTTCCCTTGCTGTGGGCCGTCACAAGGGTGGTGCCATATGCACCGCTGAGAATCCGGCACAGGCCGTAGAACGCCCCGAACGTTCCGTCGCCTTCCACACAGGAGACGTTCTTGTGTCGGGCGCCGCTGGCATCGCCGACGGCCATGCAGGAAATGGTCCGTCCGTCCCAGAAGTCGTTGGATGTGGTAATGACATTGTCGATGTCGTCAAAGCCGATGCCTGCATCCGTCAGCGCCTGGGTAACCGCCTCCCAGGCCATGTCGGCGAAGGTGTCTCGCGGCTTTTGGGCCTCGATCTTCGTCATGCCGATACCGATGATGGCTGTGTGTTCCATGGGGTATCCTTTTTTATAGGAGTCAGAAGTCAGAAGTCAGAAGACTTGTGTTCAAACGACGTATCTTGTTTTTCCCAATCGATCCGATCCACCCCTTTTCCCTTTCCCTGTCCCTAAATCAATGGTTCCAACCGTGACGTCAAGAAACGACTGGTCGAAAATACGCGATATCGAGAATGTGGCCCTTACGGACCTCGGCGAACTTGGCCTTCACCCGCATTCCGATATGAACCGCTTCCGGATCGACGTCCGCAATGGCGTGAAGTAACGCCGTGGTAGCGCCGTCGAGCAAAATGAGCCCCATCACGGCCGGAACCGGCCTCTTCAACGCAGCCCTTTCCTTTCGGATGATCGTGAATCCCTGAACCGTACCGGTGTCGGCTACTTCCTGCCACGGAAGGTTTTCGGCAAAACACAACGGGCATGTCTTTCGGGGCGGGACCATCACCCGATGACAACGGTCGCATCGGGTGGCATAGATACGGCGCTCATCCCGCAGGGCCGTCAAGAAACGGCCGATGGTCTCTCCCGCCCACCACGAGTAGGGAACCCGGATGCCGCTTTCGACAACCAGCGGTTCGACGGCAGCCAACAAATCGTTCATCGTCTGTCCTCCTTCATTCGGCATACATTGCCTCGATTTCCCGTTCATATTTCTTGAAAATGACGTTTCGCTTCAGTTTCATCGACGGGGTGAGTTCCCCGGTTTCCTGGGAAAGCTCCTGTCGCAGGATATGGTATTTCTTGATGGTTTCAAACCGGGCCAGGTGGGTGTTGCGCTCCTGAACGTGTTCCTCGACGATCTGCAGGAAGGCCGGATTGTCGAGTAGATCCGCAGGCTTTCCGAAGGCAATTCCCCGAGCTCGGGCCAAATGCGCCGCCTGATCGAGCTGGATACCGATCAGCGCACTCAAGAATTTGCGTCGTTCTCCGATGACGATAACATGCTGGAACAGCGGATCGCTCAAAAAGAGGTTCTCGATTTTCTGGGGGGCGACGTTCTTGCCCCCCGATGTGATGATCAGATGCTTCTTTCTGTCCGTGATCGTGAGAAAGCCTTCCTGATCCAACACACCGATATCCCCGCTTCGCAGCCAACCGTCTTCGGTGAACACGGCAGCGGTTTCCTCCGGCAGGTTCCAATATCCCTTGAAGACGTTTTTCCCTTTGATGAGGATTTCTCCGTCTTCCGCGATTCGGATCGATACGCCGGGAATGGCTTTTCCGACCGTTCCGATCTTGTAATCGTCCAGATGGCTCATTGTGGCCGGGGCAAAGCATTCCGTCATCCCGTATCCTTCAATCACGGTAATGCCCGATGCGTTGAAAAACAGGATGATGTCCCGCGAAGTCGGTGCGCCGGAGGCCGTCATCCAGCGGACCCTGCCGCCAAGATTGTCCCGAAGCTTCTGGAAAATCATCCGGTAGGCGACATCGTATTGCCATTTCAACAGCGGCGGAATCGGTTGGTGGGCTTCCCGGAGTGCGCTGATCCGAAGCCCGATATCGTGTCCCCAATGGAAGATCTTCTGTTTCCATTTCGGCTGAGACTGCACCTGAAGCAAAATCTTCTGATAGACCTTCTCACACACCCGGGGAACAGCCAGAATGATGGTCGGCTTTCGCTCCGCAAAATCGGCAAGCAGGGTGTTGATGCTTTCGGCGTAGGAAGAGGTGATGCCGACATACATGCCGTAGAAATGGCCGGCAGCTCGTTCGAAGACGTGGGTCAGCGGCAGGAAGGGGACGGCCTGGTCGGTATCGTTGGCAAATTTGGGATGGATGGCATCCAGGGAGAGAACGACAGCCATGATGTTTTCGTGGGTGATCATGGCCCCCTTGGGAAGACCCGTCGTGCCGGATGTGTAGACGATGGTGGCCAAATCCGACGGTTCCACTTCGCCTGCCATGACCGAAAACGCTTCGGGCGAGGCGTTTCGCAACACAGCCCCTTTTTCGAGCAAGGCATCGAAGGTCATGATTCGGGGATTGTCGGCCGCCGATGGGCAAGGATCGCAAACGATCACCCGTTCGAGTGCGGGGAGCCGATCCCACACGGTCAGGGCCTTACGGAGCTGTTCTTCGTTTTCGACCACGAAGATCCGACTTCCGGAATCTTTCAGCAGGTGATGGACGTCTTCCGCCGTCAGGGTCGGATAGACGGGTACGAGAACTGCCCCGATGCCGAGCGTTCCCATGTCCGTATAGAGCCATTCGAGACGGTTTTCCGAGAGAATGGCGATGCGATCGCCCTTGACGATGCCCATATCCCGAAAGGCCAGCCCGACGGCGGAGGCTCTTTCATAGTACTGCCGCCATGTGGCTCCATGCCAAACACCACCCCGTTTCTTTTCGACGGCAAGCCGATCCTTGTAGCGTTCGCATCGGTTCCGGAACACCTCGTTGATGGTCTTTTCCATAGAAGCCTCCCGATGGGTTGGTGGTACGGCGGAAATCGGATCTCAGAAGTCAGAATACAAGAGTCGAAATCAGATGCTCGGGGAACGGCGATTGACTCCTGGTATAACGCAACAATCATCTTCGACTCATGAAGAAAGTTCATGTTTATAATCAGGTTCAATTTTATTGACTTTCCATAATGTACCGATTATGAAAAGTCAAACACTAAATGCTCATGGCAGTCGTCGCCGTTTCCACGGATAACCAGGCGGAGGCAAGATGCTCTTGTCCCTGCCCCATCTAACCGTTCCTACATCTCCCTAACTTCTAACCCTTAACCCTGATGGTCTCTCAAAAAGTCAGATGCTCTTGTTTAACCTGCCCTCCTGCTGGAAGACCGGTATTAGAAGGAAATCGGTAAGATGCGACTTTTTGCGAGTCCATCAACCTTAAGCCCTTAACCCTTAAAACTTAAAACTTAAAACTTAAAACTTAAAACTTCTTTTAACCCCGGAGGACACCCACCATGGATAGCGAATTTGTCATTCAAGGTCCCAAAAGCGTGGAAGAAATCGAGAAGGTTCCTTACCTGGAGCGGTTTCCCGAACGGAACACCCTGCAGGCGATCGAAGCCGGGGCCGCCATCGACCCGAAGGCCGTTGCCATCAGCTTCCTGATGAACGGGGATGCCTATGAAACACCGATTCAGGTCACCTACGGCCAGCTCATCCACCGGATTCGGCAATGCGCCAACATGTTCGCCGATCTGGGGATCGGACCGAACGACGTCGTCACCTACCTCTTGCCCAATCTTCCCCAGACCCATTTCGTGCTCTGGGGAGCCGAGGCCGCCGGAATCGTCAATCCGATCAATCCCTTGCTGGAGGCAGGCACCATCCGGGATATCTGCCGGGCCGCCAAAACCAAAGTGCTGGTTGCCCTCACCCAGTTTCCCGGCTCTCAGATCTGGGAAAAGGTCATGGCCATCAGGAACGAGATTCCCACCCTGACCCACGTGATCCGGGTGATGGGGCCCTCCGATCCGGCGGAAAACATTCTCGGTTTCGACGAAACCATCGAAAAGTATCCGGGGGATCGGCTGACGTTTTCCAGAACCATTCAACCGGACGACATTTCCTCCCTCTATCATACCGGTGGAACCACCGGAACGCCGAAACTGGCGAAAAGAACGCATTTCAACGAAGTCATCATGGGTTGGGACATCCGGGCCATGGGAGGTTTGAGCCGTTCCTCCTCTCTGTTGTGCGGTCTTCCGCTGTTTCATGTCAACGGAACGACCGTGACCGGCCTTGCGCCCTTTTCGGTCGGCGCCCATGTCGTCATCCTTTCTCCGTCCGGGTATCGGGAGCCGACCATCATCAAGAATTTCTTCAAGATCGTCGAAAAATACCGGGCGACGAATTTCTCGGCGGTTCCGACGGCCCTTTCCACCCTGCTCGATGTGCCGGTTGCAGGAGCGGACATCTCCTCTCTTCAATATGCCATCTGCGGGGCTGCACCGCTCAGCGTCGAATTGTTCCGGCGGTTCGAGGCCCACACCGGCATGAAGATTCTGGAAGGATACGGATTGACGGAAGGGGCATGCGCTTCTTCGATCAACCCCAAAGACGGGGAGCGAAAGATCGGCAGTATCGGCATCCGCATGCCTTATCAGGAGATGCGGGTCGTCATCCTGGATGAGGCAGGCAACTATGTTCGGGATGCGAAGCCGAACGAAATCGGAGTCGTCGCCATTCACGGACCCAATGTATTCAAGGGTTATGTGGAGGACGTGCACAACAAGGGCATCTGGATCGACGGCGACTGGTTCAACACGGGGGACTTGGGACGGATGGACGAGGATGGCTATTTCTGGCTGACCGGCCGGAAGAAGGAGCTCATCATCCGGGGCGGGCACAACATCGATCCGGCGGCCATCGAAGAACCCATTTACCGCCTGCCGCAGGTGAAGGTCGTCGCCTCCGTCGGAAAACCCGATCCCCATGCCGGAGAGGTTCCGGTGGCCTATGTCGAGCTGGTGGAAGGAGCGGGGCTCACGGAAGAGGCCATTCTGGAACATGCCAAACAGACGATCGGGGAACGAGCCGCCGTTCCCAAGGAAATCATCGTCGTAGACAAGATCCCGCTTACGCCGGTCGGCAAGATCTTCAAGCCTGCGCTGCGATGGGATGCCATCCGGCGTACCTACAGCCAGGAATTGACTGCGCTGGGCAGCCTTATCCGAAAGGTAGACGTTCAGGTGGGCGAAGACAAGGTGCACGGAACGCTTGCAACCTTTCACGTCACGCCTGCGGAAGGCGTCGATCCGGATATGATTCGGGAGAAGATCCGTGAAATTTTGGCCCGGTACACCGTGAAGTATGAGGTGGTTTTCGGGTAGTCTGGCGGTTCATACGAAACAGGTCATAACGACGAGGCTGAAGCTTTTGCTGAATCCACAACCATATCCATGGGAGAATTGGACATGTCCTTGAATATCGATATCACGAATCACATTCTCACCATTACGCTCAACCGACCCGAAGCCCGAAACGCCGTCGATCCGGAAACCGTTCTGGAGCTGGTCGACATCTGGACCCGCTACAGGGACGATGGGGATCTGCGCTGCGCCATCCTGACGGGCGCAGGAGACAAGACGTTCTGTTCCGGGGCGGACCTGGCGAAGTTGATTCCGCTGTTCACAGGTGCCCGAAAACCCGAAACCGATGCGGACAGGGCGGTCGCCAAGAACGGCATGCTGGCTCAGCAGGCATTCCTGCGGGATTTCGAGCTGAACAAACCCCTGATTGCAGCCATCAATGGAGATGCCATTGCAGGCGGCATGGAGTTGCTGTATTCAACGGATATCCGCATCGCTTCCAACAAAGCCCGCTTCGGGCTTCAGGAGGTCAAATGGGCGATTTTTCCGATGGGCGGATCCAC is from Desulfatirhabdium butyrativorans DSM 18734 and encodes:
- a CDS encoding Zn-ribbon domain-containing OB-fold protein, translated to MNDLLAAVEPLVVESGIRVPYSWWAGETIGRFLTALRDERRIYATRCDRCHRVMVPPRKTCPLCFAENLPWQEVADTGTVQGFTIIRKERAALKRPVPAVMGLILLDGATTALLHAIADVDPEAVHIGMRVKAKFAEVRKGHILDIAYFRPVVS
- a CDS encoding Zn-ribbon domain-containing OB-fold protein; the encoded protein is MQNDPLVIESGDVSQPFRYAVGSYGSVFLKELKENRRFLGVRCPKCHKVFVPPRRVCGECLVEMTDFVDVGPLGRIGTFTILRYAFIDPETGEQKPVPYGYGFIRLDGADTLFQHYIDIQDESRIRIGARVEPVFADQRKASIRDVLYFRVIDETSDA
- a CDS encoding AMP-dependent synthetase/ligase, producing the protein MEKTINEVFRNRCERYKDRLAVEKKRGGVWHGATWRQYYERASAVGLAFRDMGIVKGDRIAILSENRLEWLYTDMGTLGIGAVLVPVYPTLTAEDVHHLLKDSGSRIFVVENEEQLRKALTVWDRLPALERVIVCDPCPSAADNPRIMTFDALLEKGAVLRNASPEAFSVMAGEVEPSDLATIVYTSGTTGLPKGAMITHENIMAVVLSLDAIHPKFANDTDQAVPFLPLTHVFERAAGHFYGMYVGITSSYAESINTLLADFAERKPTIILAVPRVCEKVYQKILLQVQSQPKWKQKIFHWGHDIGLRISALREAHQPIPPLLKWQYDVAYRMIFQKLRDNLGGRVRWMTASGAPTSRDIILFFNASGITVIEGYGMTECFAPATMSHLDDYKIGTVGKAIPGVSIRIAEDGEILIKGKNVFKGYWNLPEETAAVFTEDGWLRSGDIGVLDQEGFLTITDRKKHLIITSGGKNVAPQKIENLFLSDPLFQHVIVIGERRKFLSALIGIQLDQAAHLARARGIAFGKPADLLDNPAFLQIVEEHVQERNTHLARFETIKKYHILRQELSQETGELTPSMKLKRNVIFKKYEREIEAMYAE
- a CDS encoding thiolase C-terminal domain-containing protein; the encoded protein is MGKRRVAIVGTGQTLHRSHRPDVNGQELIHEAVRLALADAGLTIADIDAVVIGNMDHFEGINAVDCWSVDGTGGTLKPVIKLTTGGTTGSTLAIGGVHLVASGMFDRVLIVGWEKNSESDTTGAITTAFDPVWDRLVFAGAISGLAAEAQAYMARYGATDRDAARVAVRDRRHACNNPHAQLRKPITIEDVLASPMLADPIHLLDVCPRTDGACAVIMACEGVAEKLTPVPDWIWATANRHTYTYLGDVNWGELDSMNEAARELFAKAGIREPRKEIDVIEMYQPYSFAGIIWIEDMGLVERGKGAEYIWSGATDMGGELPINPSGGVIACNPIGATGLIRCAEAALQIMGKAEARQVPDAKVAVSTGFGGCMWTDMLLHGRKKPDF
- a CDS encoding thiolase family protein gives rise to the protein MEHTAIIGIGMTKIEAQKPRDTFADMAWEAVTQALTDAGIGFDDIDNVITTSNDFWDGRTISCMAVGDASGARHKNVSCVEGDGTFGAFYGLCRILSGAYGTTLVTAHSKGSESVSSLITNAAFDPLTDRALGLDALTAAAIQANIYMHRTGTTSEEAALVSVKNHGNARYNPNAQLPMDITVQDVLASERIADPLHRLDCSPISDGCCAIVLASEARARKIGRKPVWVKGVAFCSDAYYLGDRNLAEAPALVEAARKAYAQAGVSNPASEIQVAEVYDAFGFQELMWIEAMGLCGAERAGKLLADGRFGIRDRLAVNPSGGLLSGHPVIAAGLIRMAEVVRQLRGEAGDYQVDGARIGVAHGINGICGQSHCVWVLGSEQ
- a CDS encoding acyl-CoA synthetase — encoded protein: MDSEFVIQGPKSVEEIEKVPYLERFPERNTLQAIEAGAAIDPKAVAISFLMNGDAYETPIQVTYGQLIHRIRQCANMFADLGIGPNDVVTYLLPNLPQTHFVLWGAEAAGIVNPINPLLEAGTIRDICRAAKTKVLVALTQFPGSQIWEKVMAIRNEIPTLTHVIRVMGPSDPAENILGFDETIEKYPGDRLTFSRTIQPDDISSLYHTGGTTGTPKLAKRTHFNEVIMGWDIRAMGGLSRSSSLLCGLPLFHVNGTTVTGLAPFSVGAHVVILSPSGYREPTIIKNFFKIVEKYRATNFSAVPTALSTLLDVPVAGADISSLQYAICGAAPLSVELFRRFEAHTGMKILEGYGLTEGACASSINPKDGERKIGSIGIRMPYQEMRVVILDEAGNYVRDAKPNEIGVVAIHGPNVFKGYVEDVHNKGIWIDGDWFNTGDLGRMDEDGYFWLTGRKKELIIRGGHNIDPAAIEEPIYRLPQVKVVASVGKPDPHAGEVPVAYVELVEGAGLTEEAILEHAKQTIGERAAVPKEIIVVDKIPLTPVGKIFKPALRWDAIRRTYSQELTALGSLIRKVDVQVGEDKVHGTLATFHVTPAEGVDPDMIREKIREILARYTVKYEVVFG
- a CDS encoding enoyl-CoA hydratase-related protein, producing MSLNIDITNHILTITLNRPEARNAVDPETVLELVDIWTRYRDDGDLRCAILTGAGDKTFCSGADLAKLIPLFTGARKPETDADRAVAKNGMLAQQAFLRDFELNKPLIAAINGDAIAGGMELLYSTDIRIASNKARFGLQEVKWAIFPMGGSTVRLPRQLPFAKTMELLLTGELMDAEEAWRLGFVNTLCEPAQVLEKAMAVAETIAKNGPLAVSAVKRSVLANFGRPISEGLAKELEFGIPVFLSKDAQEGPRAFKAKREPVYRGE